The Streptomyces sp. NBC_00224 genome has a window encoding:
- the rplJ gene encoding 50S ribosomal protein L10 — MPTPNKAADVAELEDKFRSSNAVVLTEYRGLTVAQLKTLRRSLGENAQYAVVKNTLTKIAANNAGITSLDDQFTGPTGAAFITGDPVVSAKGLRDFAKENPNLIIKGGVLDGKALSADDIKKLADLESREVLLSKLAGAFKGKQSQAASLFQALPSKFVRTAEALRVKLAEQGGAE; from the coding sequence ATGCCGACGCCCAACAAGGCTGCCGACGTAGCCGAGCTTGAGGACAAGTTCCGCAGCTCTAACGCCGTCGTGCTGACCGAGTACCGGGGTCTCACCGTGGCGCAGCTCAAGACGCTGCGTCGTTCGCTCGGTGAGAACGCCCAGTACGCCGTGGTGAAGAACACGCTGACCAAGATCGCGGCCAACAACGCCGGGATCACCTCGCTCGACGACCAGTTCACTGGTCCGACGGGTGCCGCCTTCATCACCGGTGACCCGGTGGTGTCGGCCAAGGGTCTTCGTGACTTCGCCAAGGAGAACCCCAACCTGATCATCAAGGGCGGTGTCCTTGATGGCAAGGCGCTGTCCGCCGATGACATCAAGAAGCTTGCGGACCTTGAGTCCCGCGAGGTTCTGCTCAGCAAGCTGGCTGGCGCGTTCAAGGGCAAGCAGTCTCAGGCTGCCTCGCTCTTCCAGGCGCTGCCGTCGAAGTTCGTCCGCACTGCGGAAGCGCTTCGCGTCAAGCTCGCCGAGCAGGGCGGTGCCGAGTAA
- the rplL gene encoding 50S ribosomal protein L7/L12, whose protein sequence is MAKLSQDDLLAQFEEMTLIELSEFVKAFEEKFDVTAAAAVAVAGPAAGGPAAEAEEEKDEFDVILTGAGDKKIQVIKVVRELTSLGLKEAKDLVDGTPKPVLEKVNKEAAEKAAESLKAAGAAVEVK, encoded by the coding sequence ATGGCGAAGCTCTCTCAGGACGACCTCCTCGCCCAGTTCGAGGAGATGACCCTCATCGAGCTCTCCGAGTTCGTCAAGGCCTTCGAGGAGAAGTTCGACGTCACCGCCGCCGCGGCCGTCGCCGTTGCCGGCCCCGCCGCCGGTGGCCCCGCCGCCGAGGCCGAGGAGGAGAAGGACGAGTTCGACGTCATCCTCACCGGTGCGGGCGACAAGAAGATCCAGGTCATCAAGGTCGTGCGTGAGCTGACCTCCCTGGGCCTCAAGGAGGCCAAGGACCTCGTCGACGGCACCCCGAAGCCGGTCCTCGAGAAGGTCAACAAGGAGGCCGCCGAGAAGGCTGCCGAGTCCCTCAAGGCTGCCGGTGCGGCCGTCGAGGTCAAGTGA
- the rpoB gene encoding DNA-directed RNA polymerase subunit beta, which produces MAASRNASTANTNNGASTAPLRISFAKIKEPLEVPNLLALQTESFDWLLGNAAWKARVESALENGQDVPTKSGLEEIFEEISPIEDFSGSMSLTFRDHRFEPPKNSIDECKERDFTFAAPLFVTAEFTNNETGEIKSQTVFMGDFPLMTNKGTFVINGTERVVVSQLVRSPGVYFDSNIDKTSDKDIYTAKIIPSRGAWLEMEIDKRDMVGVRIDRKRKQSVTVLLKALGWTTEQILEEFGEYESMRATLEKDHTQGQDDALLDIYRKLRPGEPPTREAAQTLLENLYFNPKRYDLAKVGRYKVNKKLGADEPLDAGVLTTDDVIATIKYLVKLHAGETETTGESGRNIVVETDDIDHFGNRRLRNVGELIQNQVRTGLARMERVVRERMTTQDVEAITPQTLINIRPVVASIKEFFGTSQLSQFMDQNNPLSGLTHKRRLSALGPGGLSRERAGFEVRDVHPSHYGRMCPIETPEGPNIGLIGSLASYGRVNAFGFIETPYRKVVDGQVTDEVDYITADEEDRFVIAQANAALNDELQLTEARVLVRRRGGEVDYVPPAEVDYIDVSPRQMVSVATAMIPFLEHDDANRALMGANMMRQAVPLIKSEAPLVGTGMEYRCATDAGDVLKAEKDGVVQEVSADYITIANDDGTYTTYRLHKFSRSNQGTSVNQKVVVDEGARIIAGQVLADGPATENGEMALGKNLLVAFMPWEGHNYEDAIILSQRLVQDDVLSSIHIEEHEVDARDTKLGPEEITRDIPNVSEEVLADLDERGIIRIGAEVVAGDILVGKVTPKGETELTPEERLLRAIFGEKAREVRDTSLKVPHGETGKIIGVRVFDREEGDELPPGVNQLVRVYVAQKRKITDGDKLAGRHGNKGVISKILPIEDMPFLEDGTPVDIILNPLGVPSRMNPGQVLEIHLGWLASRGWDVSGLADDWAQRLQAIGADQVAPGTNVATPVFDGAREDEIAGLFEATIPNRDGDRLVQPSGKANLFDGRSGEPFPDPISIGYMYILKLHHLVDDKLHARSTGPYSMITQQPLGGKAQFGGQRFGEMEVWALEAYGAAYALQELLTIKSDDVTGRVKVYEAIVKGENIPEPGIPESFKVLIKEMQSLCLNVEVLSSDGMSIEMRDTDEDVFRAAEELGIDLSRREPSSVEEV; this is translated from the coding sequence TTGGCCGCCTCGCGCAACGCCTCGACCGCCAATACGAACAACGGCGCCAGCACCGCCCCGCTGCGCATCTCCTTTGCAAAGATCAAGGAGCCCCTCGAGGTTCCGAACCTCCTTGCGCTGCAAACCGAGAGCTTTGACTGGCTGCTCGGCAACGCCGCTTGGAAGGCTCGTGTCGAGTCGGCCCTGGAGAACGGACAGGACGTCCCCACCAAGTCCGGTCTGGAGGAGATCTTCGAGGAGATCTCTCCGATCGAGGACTTCAGCGGGTCGATGTCGCTGACCTTCCGCGACCACCGCTTCGAGCCCCCGAAGAACTCGATCGACGAGTGCAAGGAGCGCGACTTCACGTTCGCGGCCCCGCTCTTCGTCACCGCCGAGTTCACCAACAACGAGACCGGCGAGATCAAGTCCCAGACGGTCTTCATGGGCGACTTCCCGCTCATGACCAACAAGGGCACCTTCGTCATCAACGGCACCGAGCGTGTCGTCGTGTCGCAGCTTGTCCGCTCGCCGGGTGTCTACTTCGACTCCAACATCGACAAGACGTCCGACAAGGACATCTACACGGCCAAGATCATCCCGTCCCGGGGTGCCTGGCTTGAGATGGAGATCGACAAGCGCGACATGGTCGGTGTCCGCATCGACCGCAAGCGCAAGCAGTCCGTCACCGTCCTCCTGAAGGCTCTCGGCTGGACCACCGAGCAGATCCTTGAGGAGTTCGGCGAGTACGAGTCGATGCGCGCCACCCTGGAGAAGGACCACACCCAGGGCCAGGACGACGCGCTGCTCGACATCTACCGCAAGCTGCGCCCGGGCGAGCCGCCGACGCGCGAGGCCGCTCAGACGCTGCTCGAGAACCTCTACTTCAACCCGAAGCGCTACGACCTCGCGAAGGTCGGCCGCTACAAGGTGAACAAGAAGCTCGGCGCGGATGAGCCGCTGGACGCCGGCGTCCTCACCACGGACGACGTCATCGCGACCATCAAGTACCTGGTCAAGCTGCACGCGGGCGAGACCGAGACGACCGGTGAGTCGGGTCGGAACATCGTCGTCGAGACCGACGACATCGACCACTTCGGCAACCGTCGTCTGCGCAACGTCGGCGAGCTCATCCAGAACCAGGTCCGTACGGGTCTGGCGCGTATGGAGCGTGTCGTCCGCGAGCGGATGACGACCCAGGACGTCGAGGCGATCACGCCGCAGACCCTGATCAACATCCGGCCGGTCGTCGCCTCCATCAAGGAGTTCTTCGGCACCAGCCAGCTGTCGCAGTTCATGGACCAGAACAACCCGCTGTCGGGTCTCACCCACAAGCGCCGTCTGTCGGCGCTTGGCCCGGGTGGTCTCTCCCGTGAGCGGGCCGGCTTCGAGGTCCGTGACGTGCACCCGTCGCACTACGGCCGCATGTGCCCGATCGAGACCCCTGAAGGCCCGAACATCGGTCTGATCGGTTCGCTCGCCTCGTACGGCCGCGTCAACGCGTTCGGCTTCATCGAGACGCCGTACCGCAAGGTCGTCGACGGCCAGGTCACCGACGAGGTCGACTACATCACGGCCGACGAGGAAGACCGCTTCGTCATCGCGCAGGCCAACGCCGCGCTCAACGACGAGCTCCAGCTCACCGAGGCCCGCGTCCTGGTCCGCCGCCGTGGCGGCGAGGTCGACTACGTGCCGCCGGCCGAGGTGGACTACATCGACGTCTCGCCGCGCCAGATGGTGTCGGTCGCGACCGCGATGATCCCCTTCCTTGAGCACGACGACGCCAACCGTGCCCTCATGGGCGCGAACATGATGCGCCAGGCCGTGCCGCTCATCAAGTCCGAGGCGCCGCTCGTCGGCACCGGCATGGAGTACCGCTGCGCCACCGACGCGGGCGACGTGCTCAAGGCCGAGAAGGACGGTGTGGTCCAGGAGGTCTCCGCGGACTACATCACCATCGCCAACGACGACGGCACGTACACCACGTACCGCCTGCACAAGTTCTCCCGCTCGAACCAGGGCACCTCGGTCAACCAGAAGGTTGTCGTGGACGAGGGCGCGCGGATCATCGCGGGCCAGGTCCTCGCCGACGGTCCGGCGACCGAGAACGGCGAGATGGCGCTGGGCAAGAACCTGCTCGTGGCGTTCATGCCGTGGGAGGGTCACAACTACGAGGACGCGATCATCCTGTCGCAGCGCCTCGTGCAGGACGACGTCCTCTCCTCGATCCACATCGAGGAGCACGAGGTCGACGCCCGTGACACCAAGCTCGGCCCCGAGGAGATCACCCGGGACATCCCGAACGTCTCCGAGGAGGTCCTCGCCGACCTCGACGAGCGCGGCATCATCCGTATCGGTGCCGAGGTCGTCGCCGGCGACATCCTCGTCGGCAAGGTCACGCCCAAGGGCGAGACCGAGCTGACGCCGGAGGAGCGCCTGCTCCGCGCGATCTTCGGTGAGAAGGCCCGTGAGGTCCGTGACACCTCGCTGAAGGTGCCGCACGGCGAGACCGGCAAGATCATCGGCGTCCGCGTCTTCGACCGTGAAGAGGGCGACGAGCTGCCGCCGGGCGTGAACCAGCTGGTTCGTGTCTACGTGGCGCAGAAGCGCAAGATCACGGACGGTGACAAGCTCGCCGGCCGTCACGGCAACAAGGGTGTCATCTCCAAGATCCTGCCGATCGAGGACATGCCGTTCCTGGAGGACGGCACCCCGGTCGACATCATCCTCAACCCGCTGGGTGTCCCGTCCCGAATGAACCCGGGACAGGTCCTGGAGATCCACCTCGGCTGGCTCGCCAGCCGCGGCTGGGACGTCTCCGGTCTGGCCGACGACTGGGCCCAGCGCCTGCAGGCCATCGGCGCCGACCAGGTCGCCCCCGGCACCAACGTCGCGACGCCGGTCTTCGACGGCGCCCGCGAGGACGAGATCGCCGGTCTCTTCGAGGCCACGATCCCGAACCGCGACGGGGACCGCCTGGTCCAGCCGTCAGGTAAGGCCAACCTGTTCGACGGCCGCTCCGGCGAGCCGTTCCCGGACCCGATCTCGATCGGGTACATGTACATCCTGAAGCTGCACCACCTGGTCGACGACAAGCTGCACGCCCGCTCGACCGGTCCGTACTCGATGATCACCCAGCAGCCGCTGGGTGGTAAGGCCCAGTTCGGTGGCCAGCGCTTCGGTGAGATGGAGGTGTGGGCGCTGGAGGCATACGGCGCCGCCTACGCCCTCCAGGAGCTGCTGACCATCAAGTCCGACGACGTCACCGGCCGTGTGAAGGTCTACGAGGCCATCGTCAAGGGCGAGAACATCCCCGAGCCCGGCATTCCCGAGTCCTTCAAGGTGCTCATCAAGGAAATGCAGTCGCTCTGCCTCAACGTGGAGGTGCTGTCCTCGGACGGCATGTCCATCGAGATGCGCGACACGGACGAGGACGTCTTCCGCGCTGCGGAGGAGCTCGGTATCGACCTGTCCCGGCGCGAGCCGAGCAGCGTCGAAGAGGTCTGA
- a CDS encoding DNA-directed RNA polymerase subunit beta', whose amino-acid sequence MLDVNFFDELRIGLATADDIRQWSHGEVKKPETINYRTLKPEKDGLFCEKIFGPTRDWECYCGKYKRVRFKGIICERCGVEVTRAKVRRERMGHIELAAPVTHIWYFKGVPSRLGYLLDLAPKDLEKVIYFAAYMITFVDEERRTRDLPSLEAHVSVERQQIENRRDSDLEARAKKLETDLAELEAEGAKADVRRKVREGAEREMKQLRDRAQREIDRLDEVWSRFKNLKVQDLEGDELLYRELRDRFGTYFDGSMGAAALQKRLETFDLDEEAERLREIIRTGKGQKKTRALKRLKVVSAFLQTSNSPKGMVLDCVPVIPPDLRPMVQLDGGRFATSDLNDLYRRVINRNNRLKRLLDLGAPEIIVNNEKRMLQEAVDALFDNGRRGRPVTGPGNRPLKSLSDMLKGKQGRFRQNLLGKRVDYSARSVIVVGPQLKLHQCGLPKAMALELFKPFVMKRLVDLNHAQNIKSAKRMVERGRTVVYDVLEEVIAEHPVLLNRAPTLHRLGIQAFEPQLVEGKAIQIHPLVCTAFNADFDGDQMAVHLPLSAEAQAEARILMLSSNNILKPADGRPVTMPTQDMVLGLFFLTTDEEEREVKGEGRAFNSTAEAIMAFDARELSLQAKVDIRFPIGTVPPRGWTPPVDEDGETTWQQGDSFRLRTSLGRALFNELLPEDYPFVDYSVGKKQLSEIVNDLAERYPKVIVAATLDNLKAAGFFWATRSGVTVAVSDIVVPEAKKAIVQGYEAQDEKVQKQYERGLITKDERTQELIAIWTKATNEVAEAMNANFPKTNPIFMMVDSGARGNMMQMRQIAGMRGLVSNAKNETIPRPIKASFREGLTVLEYFISTHGARKGLADTALRTADSGYLTRRLVDVSQDVIIREEDCGTDRGLKLKIAVRGEDGVLRKTEDVETSVYARMLAEDVVVDGKVIAPANVDLGDVLIDALVNAGVEEVKTRSVLTCESAVGTCAFCYGRSLATGKLVDIGEAVGIIAAQSIGEPGTQLTMRTFHTGGVAGDDITQGLPRVVELFEARTPKGVAPISEADGRVRIEETEKTKKIVITPDDGSDETAFPISKRARLLVGEGDHVGVGQKLTVGATNPHDVLRILGQRAVQVHLVGEVQKVYNSQGVSIHDKHIEIIIRQMLRRVTIIESGDAELLPGELVERGKFETENRRVVTEGGHPASGRPQLMGITKASLATESWLSAASFQETTRVLTDAAINAKSDSLIGLKENVIIGKLIPAGTGLSRYRNIRVEPTEEAKAAMYSAVGYDDIDYSPFGTGSGQAVPLEDYDYGPYNQ is encoded by the coding sequence GTGCTCGACGTCAACTTCTTCGACGAGCTGCGGATCGGCCTCGCCACTGCTGACGATATTCGTCAGTGGTCCCACGGTGAGGTCAAGAAGCCGGAGACCATCAACTACCGCACCCTCAAGCCCGAAAAGGACGGACTCTTCTGCGAGAAGATCTTCGGTCCGACCCGGGACTGGGAGTGCTACTGCGGCAAGTACAAGCGCGTTCGCTTCAAGGGCATCATCTGTGAGCGCTGTGGCGTCGAGGTCACGCGTGCCAAGGTGCGCCGTGAGCGGATGGGCCACATCGAGCTTGCCGCTCCCGTCACCCACATCTGGTACTTCAAGGGCGTTCCCTCGCGCCTTGGCTACCTGCTCGACCTCGCGCCGAAGGACCTTGAGAAGGTCATCTACTTCGCCGCGTACATGATCACGTTCGTGGACGAGGAGCGCCGTACTCGCGACCTGCCGTCGCTGGAGGCCCACGTCTCCGTCGAGCGTCAGCAGATCGAGAACCGCCGCGACTCCGACCTCGAAGCCCGCGCCAAGAAGCTTGAGACGGACCTCGCCGAGCTTGAGGCCGAGGGTGCCAAGGCCGATGTGCGCCGCAAGGTGCGCGAGGGTGCCGAGCGCGAGATGAAGCAGCTGCGCGACCGTGCGCAGCGCGAGATCGACCGTCTGGACGAGGTCTGGTCGCGCTTCAAGAACCTCAAGGTCCAGGACCTTGAGGGCGACGAGCTGCTCTACCGCGAGCTGCGTGACCGCTTCGGCACGTACTTCGACGGCTCGATGGGTGCCGCTGCCCTGCAGAAGCGCCTGGAGACCTTCGACCTCGACGAGGAGGCCGAGCGCCTCCGCGAGATCATCCGTACCGGCAAGGGCCAGAAGAAGACCCGTGCGCTCAAGCGCCTCAAGGTCGTCTCCGCGTTCCTGCAGACCAGCAACAGCCCCAAGGGCATGGTGCTGGACTGCGTCCCGGTCATCCCGCCGGACCTTCGCCCGATGGTGCAGCTGGACGGTGGCCGCTTCGCGACCTCCGACCTGAACGACCTGTACCGCCGTGTGATCAACCGCAACAACCGTCTGAAGCGTCTGCTCGACCTCGGTGCCCCCGAGATCATCGTGAACAACGAGAAGCGGATGCTCCAGGAGGCGGTCGACGCCCTCTTCGACAACGGCCGTCGTGGTCGCCCGGTCACGGGCCCCGGCAACCGTCCGCTGAAGTCCCTCAGCGACATGCTGAAGGGCAAGCAGGGTCGATTCCGTCAGAACCTGCTCGGCAAGCGTGTGGACTACTCCGCGCGTTCCGTCATCGTCGTCGGTCCGCAGCTGAAGCTGCACCAGTGCGGTCTGCCCAAGGCCATGGCGCTGGAGCTCTTCAAGCCGTTCGTGATGAAGCGCCTGGTCGACCTGAACCACGCGCAGAACATCAAGAGCGCCAAGCGGATGGTCGAGCGCGGCCGCACGGTCGTGTACGACGTCCTCGAAGAGGTCATCGCCGAGCACCCGGTTCTGCTGAACCGTGCGCCCACGCTGCACCGCCTCGGCATCCAGGCCTTCGAGCCCCAGCTGGTCGAGGGCAAGGCCATCCAGATCCACCCGCTCGTCTGCACCGCGTTCAACGCGGACTTCGACGGTGACCAGATGGCCGTGCACCTGCCGCTCTCCGCGGAGGCGCAGGCCGAGGCCCGCATCCTGATGCTGTCCTCGAACAACATCCTGAAGCCGGCCGACGGTCGTCCCGTCACCATGCCGACCCAGGACATGGTGCTCGGCCTCTTCTTCCTCACCACGGACGAGGAGGAGCGCGAGGTCAAGGGTGAAGGCCGCGCGTTCAACTCCACGGCTGAAGCGATCATGGCGTTCGACGCCCGGGAGCTCTCGCTCCAGGCGAAGGTCGACATCCGCTTCCCGATCGGCACCGTCCCGCCGCGTGGCTGGACCCCGCCGGTGGACGAGGACGGCGAGACGACCTGGCAGCAGGGCGACTCGTTCCGTCTGCGCACCTCCCTGGGCCGCGCGCTCTTCAACGAGCTGCTGCCCGAGGACTACCCGTTCGTCGACTACTCGGTGGGCAAGAAGCAGCTCTCCGAGATCGTCAACGACCTGGCCGAGCGCTACCCCAAGGTCATCGTGGCGGCGACGCTCGACAACCTGAAGGCGGCCGGCTTCTTCTGGGCGACCCGTTCCGGCGTCACCGTCGCCGTTTCGGACATCGTCGTCCCGGAGGCCAAGAAGGCCATCGTCCAGGGCTACGAGGCCCAGGACGAGAAGGTGCAGAAGCAGTACGAGCGCGGTCTGATCACCAAGGACGAGCGCACGCAGGAGCTCATCGCGATCTGGACCAAGGCGACCAACGAGGTTGCCGAGGCGATGAACGCGAACTTCCCGAAGACGAACCCCATCTTCATGATGGTTGACTCGGGTGCCCGAGGAAACATGATGCAGATGCGTCAGATCGCGGGTATGCGTGGTCTGGTGTCGAACGCGAAGAACGAGACCATCCCGCGTCCGATCAAGGCGTCCTTCCGTGAGGGCCTCACCGTTCTGGAGTACTTCATCTCCACGCACGGTGCCCGTAAGGGTCTGGCGGACACCGCCCTGCGTACCGCCGACTCGGGTTACCTGACCCGTCGTCTGGTGGACGTCTCGCAGGACGTGATCATCCGCGAGGAGGACTGCGGCACCGACCGCGGCCTGAAGCTGAAGATCGCGGTCCGGGGCGAGGACGGTGTGCTCCGCAAGACGGAGGACGTCGAGACCTCGGTCTACGCCCGCATGCTCGCCGAGGACGTCGTCGTCGACGGCAAGGTCATCGCGCCGGCCAACGTGGACCTCGGTGACGTGCTCATCGACGCGCTGGTCAACGCGGGCGTCGAGGAGGTCAAGACCCGCTCGGTCCTGACCTGTGAGTCGGCCGTCGGCACCTGTGCCTTCTGCTACGGCCGCTCGCTGGCCACCGGCAAGCTGGTCGACATCGGTGAGGCGGTCGGCATCATCGCCGCCCAGTCCATCGGTGAGCCCGGTACCCAGCTGACGATGCGTACCTTCCACACCGGTGGTGTGGCCGGTGACGACATCACCCAGGGTCTGCCCCGTGTCGTCGAGCTCTTCGAGGCTCGTACGCCCAAGGGTGTCGCCCCGATCTCCGAGGCGGACGGTCGCGTCCGTATCGAGGAGACCGAGAAGACCAAGAAGATCGTCATCACCCCCGACGACGGCAGCGACGAGACGGCGTTCCCGATCTCGAAGCGTGCCCGTCTGCTGGTGGGCGAGGGCGACCACGTCGGGGTGGGCCAGAAGCTCACCGTGGGTGCCACCAACCCGCACGACGTGCTCCGGATCCTCGGTCAGCGCGCGGTCCAGGTCCACCTGGTCGGCGAAGTCCAGAAGGTCTACAACTCGCAGGGCGTGTCGATCCACGACAAGCACATCGAGATCATCATCCGGCAGATGCTGCGCCGCGTGACGATCATCGAGTCCGGCGACGCGGAGCTGCTGCCGGGCGAGCTGGTCGAGCGTGGCAAGTTCGAGACCGAGAACCGTCGTGTGGTCACCGAGGGCGGTCACCCCGCCTCCGGCCGTCCGCAGCTGATGGGTATCACCAAGGCCTCGCTGGCGACGGAATCCTGGCTGTCGGCCGCCTCCTTCCAGGAGACGACCCGAGTCCTGACGGATGCGGCGATCAACGCCAAGTCCGACAGCCTCATCGGCCTCAAGGAGAACGTCATCATCGGTAAGCTCATCCCGGCCGGTACGGGTCTGTCCCGCTACCGCAACATCCGGGTCGAGCCGACCGAGGAGGCCAAGGCCGCGATGTACTCGGCCGTCGGCTACGACGACATCGACTACTCGCCGTTCGGCACCGGCTCCGGCCAGGCCGTTCCGCTGGAGGACTACGACTACGGTCCGTACAACCAGTAA
- a CDS encoding helix-turn-helix domain-containing protein, with protein MTTSELDRFATWIEDLIRRRGFDIDSPRGGGRSRLADEAGVHRAAVTRLLQRQSMPDLETTRRLAHVLQVPVREMLIRSGRLTEDDLPLPSLRAGGAPSWTLTLEEAAVGLGVPPEQRAMFIKVAGQFLPDAASRGSVESR; from the coding sequence ATGACCACCAGCGAGCTGGACCGGTTCGCGACCTGGATCGAAGATCTGATCCGTCGGCGCGGCTTCGACATCGACAGCCCGCGCGGCGGCGGCAGGTCGCGCCTCGCCGACGAGGCCGGGGTGCACCGGGCCGCCGTCACCCGTCTGCTGCAGCGCCAGAGCATGCCCGACCTGGAGACCACCCGGCGCCTGGCGCATGTGCTCCAGGTGCCGGTACGGGAGATGCTGATCCGCTCCGGGCGGCTCACCGAGGACGATCTGCCGCTGCCGTCGCTCCGCGCGGGTGGCGCGCCGTCCTGGACGCTGACCCTGGAAGAGGCGGCCGTGGGGCTCGGCGTGCCGCCGGAGCAGCGGGCGATGTTCATCAAGGTGGCGGGGCAGTTCTTGCCGGACGCGGCGTCCAGGGGGTCGGTGGAGTCCCGCTGA
- the rpsL gene encoding 30S ribosomal protein S12, with translation MPTIQQLVRKGRQDKVEKTKTPALEASPQRRGVCTRVFTTTPKKPNSALRKVARVRLTSGIEVTAYIPGEGHNLQEHSIVLVRGGRVKDLPGVRYKIIRGALDTQAVKNRKQARSRYGAKKEK, from the coding sequence GTGCCTACGATCCAGCAGCTGGTCCGGAAGGGCCGGCAGGACAAGGTCGAGAAGACGAAGACGCCCGCGCTTGAGGCTTCGCCCCAGCGTCGTGGCGTCTGCACGCGTGTGTTCACGACCACCCCGAAGAAGCCGAACTCGGCGCTGCGGAAGGTCGCGCGTGTGCGTCTGACCTCCGGCATCGAGGTCACGGCCTACATTCCGGGTGAGGGACACAACCTGCAGGAGCACTCGATCGTGCTCGTGCGTGGTGGCCGTGTGAAGGACCTGCCGGGTGTTCGCTACAAGATCATCCGCGGTGCGCTTGACACGCAGGCTGTCAAGAACCGCAAGCAGGCCCGCAGCCGCTACGGCGCCAAGAAGGAGAAGTAA
- the rpsG gene encoding 30S ribosomal protein S7, producing MPRKGPAPKRPVIIDPVYQSPLVTSLINKILLDGKRSTAERIVYGAMEGLREKTGADPVITLKRALENVKPSLEVKSRRVGGATYQVPIEVKPGRAATLSLRWIVGYSRARREKTMTERLMNELLDASNGLGAAVKKREDTHKMAESNKAFAHYRW from the coding sequence ATGCCTCGTAAGGGCCCCGCCCCGAAGCGCCCGGTCATCATTGACCCGGTCTACCAGTCTCCTCTTGTCACCTCGCTGATCAACAAGATCCTGCTGGACGGCAAGCGCTCCACCGCCGAGCGCATCGTCTACGGCGCCATGGAAGGCCTCCGCGAGAAGACCGGCGCTGACCCGGTCATCACGCTGAAGCGCGCGCTGGAGAACGTCAAGCCGTCGCTTGAGGTCAAGTCCCGCCGTGTCGGTGGCGCGACCTACCAGGTGCCGATCGAGGTCAAGCCCGGCCGCGCCGCCACCCTCTCGCTGCGCTGGATCGTGGGTTACTCCCGCGCCCGCCGCGAGAAGACCATGACCGAACGCCTCATGAACGAGCTGCTCGACGCCTCCAACGGCCTCGGCGCTGCCGTCAAGAAGCGTGAGGACACGCACAAGATGGCCGAGTCCAACAAGGCCTTCGCGCACTACCGCTGGTAG